The Tenacibaculum jejuense genome includes a window with the following:
- a CDS encoding LysE family translocator: MIEILFSFALSTMALAISPGPDNIFVLTQSIVNGKKYGLATVLGLMTGCIIHTTLVAFGVSEVIKANDNLFFIIKLFGALYLLFLAYKVFKSDANITFSTDNVQKKSTLSLFKTGFWMNVLNPKVTIFFLAFFPQFLFSDTISTVYQFYVLGGIFILVSFVIFSTIAILAGAISEIIKKNTKVGVYLKWLQIVVFVGIAIFILIP, translated from the coding sequence ATGATAGAAATTTTATTCTCTTTTGCTTTATCCACAATGGCTTTAGCGATATCCCCAGGACCTGATAATATTTTTGTATTGACACAAAGTATAGTGAATGGAAAAAAATATGGACTTGCTACTGTTTTAGGTTTGATGACAGGTTGTATTATTCATACAACTTTAGTTGCATTTGGAGTTTCAGAGGTGATAAAAGCCAACGATAATTTATTTTTTATAATTAAGTTATTCGGAGCTTTATATCTTTTATTTTTAGCTTATAAAGTATTTAAAAGTGATGCGAATATTACTTTTTCTACAGATAATGTTCAAAAGAAATCTACTTTATCGTTATTTAAAACTGGATTTTGGATGAACGTTCTTAATCCAAAAGTAACTATCTTTTTTCTAGCATTTTTTCCTCAATTTTTATTTTCTGATACGATTTCTACTGTGTATCAATTTTATGTTTTAGGAGGGATTTTTATTTTAGTTTCTTTTGTAATCTTTTCTACCATAGCCATTTTAGCCGGAGCTATTTCAGAGATAATTAAAAAGAATACTAAAGTAGGTGTATATTTAAAATGGCTTCAAATAGTAGTGTTTGTTGGTATTGCCATTTTTATTTTGATTCCATAG
- a CDS encoding quinone-dependent dihydroorotate dehydrogenase, whose product MYKSIIRPIFFLFDPEKIHHFTFSLVKGVSKIPFVSSIFRGLYQVNDKRLERNLFGLTFKNPVGLAAGFDKNAVLYNELANFGFGFIEIGTVTPKGQVGNPKQRLFRLKDDKGIINRMGFNNEGLSAAIAQLKKNKGKVIIGGNIGKNTATKPENYTEDYTVCFKELHPYVDYFVLNVSCPNVSSHAKLEDAAYLKELITEVQKINNSKEKQKPILLKIAPDLNNNQLDEIIDLVAETKIDGVIASNTSVDRTGLKASDERLKEIGNGGLSGQPIKSKSTRVIKYLADNSNKAFPIVGVGGIHSEKDALEKIEAGADLVQIYTGFIYEGPSLIKRINKAILKKY is encoded by the coding sequence ATGTATAAATCAATAATTCGCCCTATTTTCTTTCTTTTCGATCCAGAAAAGATTCATCATTTTACTTTCTCTTTGGTAAAAGGAGTATCTAAAATACCTTTTGTCTCATCTATTTTCAGAGGACTTTACCAAGTAAATGATAAACGATTAGAAAGAAACTTATTCGGATTAACATTTAAAAATCCCGTAGGTTTAGCTGCTGGTTTCGATAAAAATGCAGTATTGTATAACGAGCTTGCTAATTTCGGTTTTGGTTTTATTGAAATAGGTACAGTTACTCCAAAAGGTCAGGTTGGTAATCCTAAACAAAGATTGTTTCGCTTAAAAGATGATAAAGGTATTATTAACCGAATGGGGTTTAATAATGAAGGATTATCTGCTGCTATAGCACAGTTAAAAAAGAATAAAGGAAAAGTAATTATTGGAGGAAATATAGGAAAGAATACTGCTACAAAACCAGAAAACTATACTGAGGATTATACCGTTTGTTTTAAAGAATTACATCCTTATGTAGATTATTTTGTATTGAATGTAAGTTGTCCGAATGTATCAAGTCATGCAAAATTAGAAGATGCAGCATATTTAAAAGAATTAATTACAGAAGTTCAAAAAATTAATAATTCTAAAGAAAAGCAGAAGCCAATTTTATTAAAAATAGCACCAGATTTAAATAATAATCAGTTAGATGAAATTATTGATTTGGTTGCTGAAACAAAAATAGATGGAGTTATAGCTTCTAATACTTCTGTAGACAGAACTGGTTTGAAAGCTTCAGATGAACGATTAAAAGAGATTGGTAATGGAGGTTTGAGTGGACAGCCGATTAAATCTAAAAGTACTCGTGTAATTAAATATTTAGCCGATAATTCAAATAAAGCATTTCCAATTGTAGGAGTAGGAGGAATTCATTCTGAAAAAGATGCCCTAGAAAAGATTGAAGCAGGAGCAGATTTAGTTCAAATTTATACAGGTTTTATTTATGAAGGACCATCGCTTATTAAACGAATTAATAAAGCAATTTTGAAGAAATATTAA